In Aedes albopictus strain Foshan chromosome 3, AalbF5, whole genome shotgun sequence, the following are encoded in one genomic region:
- the LOC134290368 gene encoding uncharacterized protein LOC134290368, protein MVWKPEEDIFTFELDLKEEVRNIVLNNTTPTKRQVLRTIMSLFDPLGLVAHFIVHGKLIMQRIWREGLDWDEAISGEILEDWRRWSGLLLKINEVGVPRCFFSGNRSVCNGAEIHMFVDASENAYACVAYLRSSDNGIPRCTLIAAKTKEAPLKPLSIPRLELQAALIGSRLLDTICKALTIPISARYLWTDSTTVLAWLRSETQRYHQFVGFRVGEILTTTTIGEWRKVQSKLNVADQATKWKDGPSFNPEDWWYSGPSFLSDTTEKWTEHTSENFVTTEDMRSAFLHHRKLHPPFIVAVERFSKWTKLVRATAYVIRAVKRFLGLKVNGPLVQEELQSAETLLWRQVQREAYSEEYSTLLYNKEHPREEPRKLERSCALFNMSPMLDSNGVLRMNSRITAAPVVSTDLKYPIFLPKEHRVTELLVESYHIRFLHGNKETVFNELR, encoded by the coding sequence ATGGTGTGGAAACCGGAGGAGGATATCTTCACGTTCGAGTTGGACCTGAAAGAAGAAGTACGGAACATTGTGCTGAACAACACGACGCCTACGAAGCGCCAAGTCTTACGGACCATAATGTCTCTTTTTGATCCGTTGGGTTTGGTAGCGCATTTCATAGTGCACGGCAAGTTAATCATGCAGCGCATCTGGAGAGAAGGCTTAGACTGGGACGAAGCGATTAGTGGCGAAATACTAGAAGACTGGCGTAGATGGAGCGGACTGCTGCTGAAGATCAACGAAGTTGGCGTGCCAAGGTGTTTCTTCTCCGGTAATAGATCAGTTTGCAATGGCGCCGAGATCCATATGTTTGTGGATGCCAGCGAAAATGCATACGCTTGCGTTGCGTACCTGCGAAGTTCCGATAACGGGATCCCACGATGTACGCTGATAGCGGCGAAGACGAAAGAAGCGCCGCTGAAACCGTTATCCATTCCACGGTTGGAATTGCAAGCGGCTCTTATCGGGAGCCGTTTACTGGACACCATATGCAAGGCTCTAACAATCCCTATCTCGGCTCGATATCTCTGGACAGACTCTACAACGGTCTTGGCGTGGCTGAGGTCTGAAACACAACGTTACCATCAGTTCGTCGGATTTCGAGTTGGAGAGATTTTAACTACGACCACCATCGGCGAGTGGAGGAAGGTTCAGTCAAAACTGAATGTTGCTGATCAGGCAACGAAGTGGAAGGACGGACCAAGTTTCAACCCAGAAGATTGGTGGTACTCCGGCCCAAGTTTTCTATCCGACACGACGGAAAAATGGACTGAACATACATCGGAGAATTTCGTAACAACGGAAGACATGCGATCAGCGTTCTTGCACCATCGAAAGCTGCATCCACCGTTCATCGTAGCTGTCGAGAGGTTTTCCAAATGGACAAAATTAGTACGAGCTACAGCCTACGTTATCAGAGCGGTCAAACGGTTCCTTGGCCTAAAGGTGAACGGACCGTTGGTGCAGGAAGAACTGCAGAGTGCGGAAACACTGCTGTGGAGGCAAGTGCAAAGGGAAGCATACTCGGAGGAATACTCTACGCTTCTGTACAACAAAGAACACCCTCGTGAAGAACCTCGGAAGTTGGAGAGATCGTGCGCCCTGTTCAACATGTCACCGATGCTGGACAGCAATGGAGTGCTGCGGATGAACAGTCGCATAACTGCAGCCCCTGTTGTATCCACGGACCTGAAATACCCTATCTTTCTCCCGAAGGAACATCGGGTAACGGAACTGCTTGTGGAAAGCTACCACATTCGTTTCCTACACGGAAACAAGGAGACGGTATTTAATGAATTGCGGTAA